A genomic segment from Aegilops tauschii subsp. strangulata cultivar AL8/78 chromosome 1, Aet v6.0, whole genome shotgun sequence encodes:
- the LOC109784102 gene encoding scarecrow-like protein 34 produces MATEPLRDNLDTVAATDQPYDGDSSSQQQLAVYNYDLRDPHSTVLSPANQESTCVLGGVTSPGLCRVNSSLGQTQFQIATGGSPEHRRIRSNDALHYISHMLMDDVDERVDICQGEAALQAAEKPFRDILGEVYAPATNCPPMHSNNKPENPDKSGTSSYKRLWSSSFSNNCSSYSVLQPLTNLLSPYTCNRSLSLNSPSISVGPTSRSSFPAFHCQRDVEEATMFAPRIGKLVIYLENDILSISKLTIKETVGQRSENWDILEARSNKHLVFTTCAITRNENFDRVLLCYGRKTFDQTTRLQETMAEKGNNNSVKGRSKGRQKLRARMQPRKELVDLRTLLIHCAQAVAEDSYLLASELLLKIRQHSSADGDCTERLAFYLADGLEARLAGSRSQVYRTLIERRTSPTDWLEAYSLFVAACPFVRTSYYFASQAILDVSKGQQRVHIIDFGIGYGFQWPLMIQKFAQQEEGAPKLRITGIDVSQPGFRPCEMIEETGKRLADYANMFKVPFQYQGIAAARWDTIKIEDLNIDEDEVLIINCIFRMKNLGHETDGINSARDEVLKTMRRMNPKVFISGTVNVLHSSPFFIQRFKEVMLHYSSVFDMLDANVPWDNEARKMLERIPFGRDALNIIACEDAERTQRPESYRQWQARCLKAGFQQLPVDQAILKNIVHMKNLHYHEEFFSVEDCGWLLQGWKGRVMYAISKWKPDEKYDGQ; encoded by the coding sequence ATGGCAACTGAACCTCTCCGTGACAATCTGGACACCGTCGCAGCAACCGACCAACCATACGACGGTGATTCCTCTTCCCAGCAGCAACTCGCCGTCTACAACTATGACCTGAGAGATCCACACTCCACAGTTCTTTCCCCAGCCAACCAAGAAAGCACATGTGTGCTTGGTGGAGTCACCAGCCCTGGGTTGTGCAGGGTCAACAGCAGCCTTGGACAAACCCAATTTCAGATTGCTACAGGGGGCAGCCCTGAGCACCGCCGGATCAGATCAAATGATGCCCTTCACTACATAAGCCACATGCTGATGGATGACGTCGACGAGAGGGTCGACATATGCCAAGGGGAGGCTGCTCTCCAGGCTGCTGAGAAGCCATTCCGTGACATTCTTGGGGAGGTATACGCGCCGGCTACTAACTGTCCGCCAATGCATAGCAACAACAAACCAGAAAACCCTGATAAGAGTGGTACCAGCAGTTACAAGAGGCTCTGGAGCTCAAGCTTCAGTAATAACTGTTCCAGTTACAGCGTGTTACAGCCCTTAACAAACCTGTTGAGTCCATATACCTGCAATAGGAGTCTTTCTCTAAACAGTCCGTCGATAAGTGTTGGACCGACTTCTAGATCTAGTTTCCCTGCCTTCCATTGTCAGAGAGATGTCGAGGAGGCAACAATGTTTGCTCCACGTATTGGTAAGCTGGTGATATATTTAGAGAATGACATACTTTCTATTTCCAAACTGACTATAAAGGAGACAGTAGGCCAGAGGAGCGAAAACTGGGATATCTTGGAAGCAAGGAGCAACAAACATCTTGTCTTCACCACTTGTGCAATAACTCGAAATGAAAATTTCGACCGAGTTCTGCTATGCTATGGTCGGAAGACTTTCGACCAAACAACAAGACTACAAGAAACGATGGCGGAGAAAGGAAATAATAACTCAGTGAAAGGCCGGAGCAAAGGACGTCAGAAGCTAAGGGCTAGGATGCAACCGAGGAAAGAGTTGGTTGATCTCAGGACTCTCCTTATCCATTGCGCACAAGCTGTGGCAGAAGACAGCTACCTGTTGGCCAGTGAACTGCTATTGAAGATAAGACAACACTCTTCAGCAGATGGTGATTGCACTGAGAGACTGGCATTTTACTTGGCGGATGGCCTTGAGGCACGCTTGGCTGGGAGCAGGAGTCAGGTTTATCGCACCCTCATCGAGAGGCGAACAAGTCCCACAGATTGGTTAGAGGCTTACAGCCTTTTTGTTGCAGCTTGCCCTTTTGTCAGGACGTCATACTACTTTGCGAGCCAAGCTATTCTTGATGTCTCAAAAGGGCAACAAAGGGTGCACATCATTGATTTTGGCATCGGCTATGGCTTTCAGTGGCCATTAATGATTCAGAAGTTTGCACAGCAAGAAGAGGGAGCCCCCAAGCTTCGGATCACAGGTATAGACGTTTCTCAGCCAGGTTTTCGCCCCTGCGAAATGATCGAGGAGACAGGGAAACGGTTGGCTGATTATGCAAACATGTTCAAGGTACCTTTTCAGTATCAGGGCATTGCCGCTGCAAGATGGGACACCATTAAAATTGAGGATCTTAACATTGACGAGGATGAAGTTCTCATAATCAACTGCATATTCCGGATGAAGAATCTTGGTCATGAAACCGATGGCATAAATAGTGCAAGGGACGAGGTGCTGAAAACTATGAGGAGGATGAACCCAAAGGTTTTTATTTCTGGCACTGTGAACGTGTTACATAGTTCTCCCTTCTTCATACAACGATTCAAAGAAGTTATGCTCCATTACTCTTCAGTGTTTGACATGCTGGATGCAAATGTTCCATGGGATAATGAGGCAAGAAAGATGCTTGAGAGGATCCCATTTGGGCGGGATGCCCTTAACATAATAGCATGTGAGGATGCAGAAAGGACTCAGAGGCCAGAAAGTTACAGGCAGTGGCAAGCAAGGTGCCTCAAGGCAGGGTTTCAGCAGCTTCCTGTCGATCAAGCCATCTTAAAGAACATAGTACACATGAAGAACTTACATTATCATGAAGAATTCTTCTCTGTCGAAGATTGCGGCTGGCTGCTACAAGGATGGAAAGGGAGAGTGATGTATGCTATATCTAAATGGAAACCTGATGAAAAATATGATGGTCAGTAA
- the LOC109784101 gene encoding scarecrow-like protein 34 → MAIEPLRDNLDTLAATNQPYGDSSSQQQLTVYNYDLSCPHSTVLSPANQASVNSSPGQNKIQIAAGGSQIRSNDALHYISQMLMEDVDEGVGIYQRAALQAAEKPFRDILGEGYAPPTNWPPLHSNNIPDNPDKSGTSRYKRVWSTSFSNDYSSYNVLQPLATPLSPYICNRSPFLPNQPLISVGWTSGSGFLALHGQRGVRQERMFAPSIDKLVIYSKNNILYISQQTTKAKVGERTENTIFEVADPRGWDIFQTRSNEHYAITTCAIIRNENFDQVLLCYDRSDRITRLQERMAGEGNKTSLKGRSRSRKQLRKELVDLRTLLIHCAQAVAEHSYLLASELLLKIRQHSSADGDCTQRLAFYLADGLKARLAGTGSQVYRNLVERQTSTADWLEAYSLFLAAFPFGRASYYFANQAILDVSQGKPRVHIVDFGIGFGFQWPLMIQIFAQREEGAPKLRITGIDVPQSGFRPCEMIEETGKRLADYANRFKVPFQYQGIAASRWETIKIDDLNIDEDEVLIVNCMFRMKNLGHETDAVNGARDKVLKTMRRMDPKIFISGTVNGLLSSPFFIQRFKEVMLHYSSVFDMLDANVPRDNEARKMIERILFGQDALNIIACEGAQRTERPEIYRQWQARCLKAGFQQLPVDPAILKNIVHRKNLLFHQEFFAVEDCGWLLQGWKGRVLYAVSKWKPNDDQ, encoded by the coding sequence ATGGCGATTGAACCTCTCCGTGACAATCTGGACACCCTCGCAGCAACCAACCAACCATATGGTGATTCCTCTTCCCAGCAGCAACTCACCGTGTACAACTACGACCTGAGCTGTCCACACTCAACAGTTCTCTCCCCAGCAAACCAAGCAAGTGTCAACAGCAGCCCTGGACAAAACAAAATTCAGATTGCTGCAGGGGGTAGCCAAATCAGATCAAACGATGCTCTTCACTACATAAGCCAGATGCTGATGGAAGACGTTGACGAGGGGGTCGGCATATACCAAAGGGCTGCTCTTCAGGCTGCTGAGAAGCCATTCCGTGACATTCTTGGCGAGGGATATGCGCCGCCTACTAACTGGCCGCCATTGCATAGCAACAACATACCAGACAACCCTGATAAGAGTGGGACCAGTCGTTACAAGAGGGTCTGGAGCACTAGCTTCAGTAATGACTATTCCAGTTACAACGTGTTGCAACCTTTAGCAACCCCGTTGAGTCCATATATATGCAATAGGAGTCCTTTTTTACCAAACCAGCCGTTGATAAGTGTTGGATGGACTTCCGGATCTGGCTTCCTTGCCTTGCATGGTCAGAGAGGTGTCAGGCAGGAAAGAATGTTTGCTCCAAGTATTGATAAGCTGGTGATATATTCAAAGAATAACATACTTTATATTTCCCAACAGACTACGAAGGCAAAAGTAGGAGAGAGGACCGAAAACACAATCTTTGAGGTGGCAGACCCAAGGGGTTGGGATATCTTTCAAACAAGGAGCAATGAACATTATGCCATCACCACTTGTGCAATAATTCGAAATGAAAATTTTGACCAAGTTCTGCTATGCTATGATCGTTCTGACCGAATAACAAGATTGCAAGAAAGGATGGCGGGGGAAGGAAACAAGACCTCTTTGAAAGGCCGGAGCAGAAGTAGGAAGCAACTGAGGAAAGAGTTGGTTGATCTCAGGACTCTCCTCATCCACTGCGCACAAGCTGTGGCAGAACACAGCTACCTGTTGGCCAGTGAACTGCTATTGAAGATAAGGCAACACTCTTCAGCAGATGGTGATTGTACTCAGAGACTGGCATTTTACTTGGCGGATGGCCTCAAGGCACGCTTGGCTGGGACCGGGAGTCAGGTTTACCGCAACCTCGTGGAAAGGCAAACAAGTACCGCAGATTGGCTAGAGGCTTATAGCCTTTTTCTTGCAGCTTTCCCTTTCGGAAGGGCGTCATACTATTTTGCCAACCAAGCTATTCTTGATGTCTCACAAGGGAAACCAAGGGTACACATCGTTGATTTCGGCATCGGCTTCGGCTTTCAGTGGCCATTAATGATTCAGATTTTTGCACAGCGAGAGGAGGGAGCCCCTAAGCTTCGGATCACAGGTATAGACGTTCCCCAGTCAGGTTTCCGCCCCTGCGAAATGATCGAGGAAACAGGGAAGCGGTTGGCTGATTACGCAAATAGGTTCAAGGTACCTTTCCAGTATCAGGGCATTGCCGCTTCAAGATGGGAGACAATCAAAATTGATGATCTTAACATTGACGAGGATGAAGTTCTCATAGTGAACTGCATGTTCCGGATGAAGAATCTCGGTCATGAAACCGATGCCGTAAATGGTGCAAGGGATAAGGTGCTCAAAACTATGAGGAGGATGGACCCGAAGATTTTTATTTCTGGCACGGTGAATGGTTTACTCAGTTCTCCCTTCTTCATACAACGTTTCAAAGAGGTTATGCTCCATTACTCTTCAGTGTTTGACATGCTTGATGCAAATGTTCCACGGGATAATGAAGCAAGAAAGATGATTGAGAGGATCCTGTTTGGGCAGGATGCTCTTAACATCATAGCATGTGAGGGTGCACAAAGAACTGAGAGGCCAGAAATATACAGGCAGTGGCAAGCAAGGTGCCTCAAGGCTGGGTTCCAGCAGCTTCCTGTCGATCCAGCCATCTTAAAGAACATAGTACACAGGAAGAACTTACTGTTTCATCAGGAATTCTTTGCTGTAGAAGATTGCGGCTGGCTGCTTCAAGGATGGAAAGGGAGGGTACTTTATGCTGTATCTAAATGGAAACCTAATGATGATCAATAA